One Mangifera indica cultivar Alphonso chromosome 4, CATAS_Mindica_2.1, whole genome shotgun sequence genomic region harbors:
- the LOC123214790 gene encoding wall-associated receptor kinase-like 22 produces MSPALRPLLFINILLLLFFLHIVFSVPAIPVNGTCRDTCGAIFVKFPFGTGSGCGHPDFARYIKCNSESLEFSTGTGIYNISSIDYTSYSIIVTDPFMSTCSSMQNSGSFSLDRASPFSVTDDNIIVLLGCSSTSPVFDADEDLCVTGSGSRVCRGMYSCKGVSGIGLQQNAPASTCCVYESPTGLGSGFTLDLPKLQCSSYTSIYGFGGSEGDPMKWKYGISLQYNDSYTSDACKDCENSGGSCGFTGLDESFACICRNGRNTTTNCFGIGYALSGTWGPKVQIKLNTLGFLLLWMTLFIQGRECVHKF; encoded by the exons ATGTCACCTGCTCTAAGGCCATTGCTGTTCATCAATATTTTGCTCTTGCTCTTCTTCCTTCATATTGTGTTCTCGGTCCCTGCCATCCCAGTTAATGGCACATGTCGTGACACATGTGGTGCAATCTTTGTGAAATTCCCCTTTGGCACCGGATCTGGGTGCGGGCATCCTGACTTTGCTAGATACATAAAATGTAACTCTGAGAGTCTGGAATTCTCCACTGGCACTGGCATTTACAATATTTCTTCTATTGACTACACAAGCTACAGTATAATTGTTACAGACCCCTTCATGTCAACTTGTTCTTCAATGCAGAATTCTGGAAGCTTTAGCTTAGACAGGGCCAGTCCATTCTCTGTTACAGATGACAATATCATTGTTTTGCTAGGATGCTCCAGCACATCACCTGTTTTTGATGCGGATGAAGATTTGTGTGTCACTGGTTCCGGTTCTCGTGTTTGCAGAGGAATGTATTCTTGCAAAGGAGTGTCAGGAATTGGGTTGCAACAGAATGCACCTGCATCCACTTGTTGTGTTTATGAGTCACCAACTGGCCTTGGATCAGGATTCACATTGGATCTCCCAAAGCTACAATGCTCATCATATACATCCATATACGGGTTTGGGGGCAGCGAGGGTGATCCAATGAAATGGAAATATGGGATTTCTTTGCAATACAATGATTCGTATACTTCTGATGCATGCAAGGATTGTGAAAACAGTGGGGGTTCGTGTGGCTTCACTGGTTTAGATGAGTCATTTGCTTGTATTTGCCGGAATGGAAGGAACACCACCACCAATTGCTTTGGTATAG GATATGCTTTGAGCGGGACGTGGGGGCCAAAAGTTCAAATCAAGTTGAATACTTTAG GATTTCTTCTCTTGTGGATGACACTTTTTATTCAAGGCAGAGAATGTGTGCACAAGTTTTGA